A segment of the Cohnella algarum genome:
CCGGGTCGGAGGAGACGACGCTGACGACGGCCGCGTTGTTTTCGACGAGTTCCATCATTTCGCCGGCGTACCATTTCGGTTCCTCCAAAAAAGCCTCGTCCGGCGCATGGTCGTAACGAAGCCGCGCGACGGTGTCGTCCGACCAGTTGACTTTGACGGTATAGGCTCCGGCCTCGTAGCCTTTGCGCGCGATTTCGCGCACGAGCTCGGCGGCGTCGACGGCCGCGTTGACGACAAGCTTTTGGCCGGGTTGCAGATGAACGCCGATGTTCACGATCAGGTCCGCGTAGCGGGCAAGCTTTTCCTGGAACGATGCCATTTACTTTTCCTCCAGTTCGTTGTCTTTTTCGAATACATACAGCCGGCCGTTTTCCGGTACGAAAAAGGACGGTCCCTTGAAGCCTCTTGCGATGAGCTCTTTGCGCAAATAGACCATCATCGCGGCATGGCTGACGATAAGCGTGTCGGCTTCGGATTCCGAGAGCGCCTCGTCGAGCACGCGCGCGATGCGCCGCTTCGCTTCCTTGATGTCCCGCCGCGACTTGCGGTTGATCCATTCCGACGCCCGGATGAGCACGAACCAGGCCGGAACGGGCAGCTTCAGCCAACGGCCGAACTCCGGCGCCGGAATTTCCCGAAGATCGGGAAGGAAACGCACGGGTCCCCGGAAAACATGTTCGGCCGTTTTGGCGGCTCGCGGCAGGTCGCTGGAAAAGCAGCGGCTCCAGCGGGTATCGCCGAGCGCGGTCGTTCCCAATTCGATATCGGCTTCCTCGTACTCGGCGAACCAGCGTCCAAGCTCCGCTCCCGATACGAGCTTTTTGTCCGGGAGCGGCTTCAATACCCGGTAGTGGCGAATCAATCCGATTTTCATATTTGGAATGATAGCCCATTTGCCGACTCATTTCAACCGGAGCCCGCAAGACGATTGTATCCCTCTTTTATCGGAATGACGCACTTACTTCGGGCCCGATCCCTTTTACAATAAAGATACAGCAAGCAACCAAATTTTGTTTGGGAGGGTCTTACACGTGAAAAAGAAATGGACATCCGTCTTGGCCGTCTCCGTCGCTTTATCCGCGGTCTTGGCCGGGTGCGGCGGCAACGGCAACGCTCCGGAAGCGAGCGGCAGCCCGTCGGCAAGCCCGAGCCCGAGCGCTTCGGCATCGCCGAGCGAATCCCCGTCTCCGGAGAAGGTTGAAAACTTTACGGTATCGCTCCGTCATATTCAAATCGGCGATCCGCAGAAGTTCCGCAAAGCGATTCTCGACGACGTCGTCAAAAAAACCGAAGAAGAAGTGCCCGGCCTCAAATTCGAGCTGGACGGCGTGGAAGACAGCGTCAACCGCTTCACGAAGCTTCCGGCCGAAATGGCCGCCGGCAATCCTCCTAAAATCATGTCCATCTTCGGCGGCGCGGGCGACACGCAAAAATACGCAAAGGCGGGACGCCTGCTCGATCTGACGCCGATTCTCGACGAGCTGGGGCTTAAGGACCAGTTCCTCAACGTGCTCGACCCGTTCTCGGTCGACGGCAAAGTATACGGGCTGCCGATCGGCGGCAATACCGAGGGCATTTTCTACAACACCGAATTGTTCGCGCAGTACGGCCTGAACCCGCCGACGACGTGGGACGATCTGATCAAGGCGGCCGATACGCTGAAGGAAAACGGCATCACGCCGTTCGCCGTAGGCTCCAAGGGCGCATGGGTGCCGAACATGACGATCAACACGTTCATCGGCCGCCTGGCCGGGCCCGAGACGATCACGGGCTTCACGACAGGCGCCGCCAAGTGGAATTCGCCCGACGTCGTCGCAGCCTATACGCTCTACAAGGAATGGGTCGATAAAGGGTACTTCACGAAGGGCGAGCTGGGCAAGGAATACGGCGACATGCTGAACGATTTCGTGGCGGGCAAAGCCGGGATGATGTTCGACGGTTCGTGGCGCTCCTCGGCGTTCAAGAACGATGCCGTAGGCGCGGCCGTCGCCGGCAAGGTGGCGTTCGTGACGCTGCCGGCGCTGCCGAACGGCAAGGGCGACCAAACGTCCGTCAACGCCAACTACGGCGAAGGCTACGGCTTCTCCGCCGATCTGAACGAAAACGAGCTGAAAGCGGTCAAAGCGTTCATCAAAAATATGTACAGCGACGAAATGCAGCTTCGCGGCTTGCTCGAGGACGGCGTGCTGCCTTCGATGAAGCTGTCGGAGGCGTCCGTCGCCCAGGTGAGCGACCCGATCGTGAAGCAGGTGCTCGACGTATTGAACGGAGCGGGCGTGACGTTCCCGCATTTCGATTCCGTCGTTCAATCGAAAGTTTACACCGAAACCGAGACGCAGCTGCAAAAGCTGATCGCCGGCAAAGCGACGCCTCAGGAAGTGGCCGACGCCATCCAGAAGGTGCAGGACGCCGAAAACGCGGCCGCAGTCCAATAACGTTTGCAAAGGGGAGAGGAGCCGCCCGGGTTGCGGGCGGCTCCTTGCTCTTCCCGACTTTAACGACGGCGGAGGAGTTTCACCATGAAAAATGCGCTTCGCAATCCTTATGTATATTTGATGTTCGTTTTGCCTACGATCGCGCTTTACTTTCTGTTTTTCATCTATCCGATGCTTACTTCCGTATATTACGGATTTACGGACTGGGACGGGCTCAACCGGCAAAATTTCATCGGCTTCGACAATTTCGCCACCGCCTTTCAAGACCCCGAGTTTCGGGCCTCGATCGTGAACAACGTCTATATTTTGCTGTTTTCGTGCTGCGTGCAGGTGCCGCTCATCGTCGTTTTCTCCCTGCTTATCAGCAACGTCAAACGGTTTCAGGGATTTTACAAAACGACCGTGTTCATGCCGTCCATTCTGTCCACCTCGGTCATCGGCATTTTGTGGGGGTACATTTACGATCCGGACGTGGGGCTCCTCAACAATTTGCTGGGGCTGCTCGGCATCGACCCGATCTACTGGCTGGCGGAATCGCGGTGGGCGATGATCTCGATTTTGATCACGAACGCCTGGCAGTGGATGGGCTTTTATATCGTCCTCATTCTCGCCGCCATCCTGGCCATCCCGAGGGACATCGACGAGGCGGCCAAAATCGACGGCGCGACCGGCGTGCAGCGGGCGTGGTACTTGACCGTGCCGCTCATCAAACCGATCGTCAACGTCGTCATCATGCTGTCGATCGCGGGCGCCCTGCGCGTCGTCGACATCGTGCTCGTCATGACGAACGGGGGGCCGGCGGGCGCGACCGAAGTGATGGCTTCCTACATGGTGAACAAAGCGATCAAGTACGGGGAATACGGCTACGGCACGGCGCTGTCGATCGTCATTTTCATTTTTGCGCTCGTTCTTACCGCCCTGTACCAGGTCTTGTTCGCGAGAAGACAGGAAAGGATTGAATACTGATGCCGGCCGCCGTCAAAAAAACGATACCGCATGTCGTCATGATGGCGTACGTCGTCGTCATTCTGCTGCCGTTCCTGTTCGTCCTGCTGTCTTCTTTCAAGGCGAACAATACCGAGATCGCGACGCGCCCGTTCGGCCTGCCGACCGTTTGGGAATTCGGGAATTACAAGGAAGCGTGGGTCAAGGCGAACATCAACGTCTATTTTTTCAACAGCCTGTACTTGTCGCTCTCCTCGGCGGTCGTCGGCGTCCTGCTGGCGGCGGGAACCGCGTTCGCGCTGACCCGCATGAAGTTCGTCCGGGCAAGCGGCTGGATTTACCAGTTCGTGCTGATCGGCATGCTTATCCCCGGCAACGTGCTGTTTATCGCGCAATATTTGCTCGTGCGGAATCTGGGCATCCTGAACACGCATTGGTCGCTGTTTTTGCCGTATACGGCCGGAGCGCTGCCGCTCAGCGTCCTGCTGATCTCGGCGTTCATGCGTTCGATTCCGAACGAGCTGGAAGAAGCGGCGATCGTCGACGGCCTGAGCGCCCCGGGGCTGTTTTTCCGGATCGTGCTGCCGCTGACGGTGCCGGCTCTCGTGACGGTGTTCATCGTCAATTTTCTGGGCAACTGGAACGAATACTTGCTGGCGAATTTCTTTTTGAGCAAGGACTCGCTTCGGACGCTTCCGACCGGCATGGTCGGCTTTCGCGACGCGTTCCAAACGAATTACGCGCTCGTCTGCACCGGCATCGTGTTCAGCGTCGTGCCGGTTCTCGTCATCTACGCCTTCCTGCAGAAAAAAATCATCGAAGGGCTGACGGCGGGAAGCGTTAAGGGGTAAGGTTCGCCCTCCATTCGGTCTTCTCGGCCGGCGGAGGGCAATTTCGTAGGCTAAAAGAAAGTTCAGGTTATTTGCCGTGCGAAAGCGCCCGGACAAGTTTGCTTGGATCGGACGCGCCGCTCGGGCAGCGGGAACCTTTCTCCAGCGGCATCGCCTCCGTCCGTGCCGAAAGTCGGCTCGGCCCTTCGGGGGCAACGGTCGAGTTGTGGATACTCATCCGAACCGGTTATACGCGTGCGGCCGTACTCAGTGGGGTAAATGTTACTCACCTCGGCCGGTCAAACGCATGCGGCCGGGATCAGTTGGGTAAATTTTACTCATTTCGGCCGGTCAATCGTGTGCCGCCGGTATCAGTTGGGTAAATTTTACTCACCTCGGCCGGTCAAACGCATGCGCCCGGGATCAGTTGGGTAAATTTTACTCATCTCGGCCGGTCAAGTGCCGTAAGAAGGCAAAAAAAAGACCCACTACCCCGAAATCTCAACCCTAATTTTTTTAAAATTTAGGTTGTTCCAGTAGGTTTCAAATCGACATTATATCCAAGCTGGTGCAACTGTTTCGTTAAACGTTCCACCATCTTGGAGGTCGACTCCTGAAATACGGTGGATTCAATTTCCTGGTAATTTACCCGGTCTCGAAGCATCGCATAGGCGATTCGCAAAATCAGATGGGCTGTGGCGACAGCTGCTTTTTGGTCACCTCGGCGCTTTCTTACCCTCCTGAAATAGTCGCCAATTCGGTTGCTGCTTCTAGCGTTTGCCCATGCCGCTTGGCATAAGATCCCTTTTGCATGTTTGTTCCCTTTACGGGCTTTAACTTTTTTTTTTACGCCTGCACTTTCGTTGTTCCCAGGGGCTACACCGACCCAAGAGGCCAGCTTGGCATCTGACGAGAAATGCTTAGCCGCATTAGGCGTAATTTCAGCCAGCAGCGTGATTGCCGCTGTGCGATCCATGCCGGGAATCGTATCTAGCAATTTCACCTCTTCTTCGTATGGTTGGATCAGCGCTTGAACTTTCTCTTCTAACCGCCCAATTTGATCCTCGAGAAACTTCAGGTGCTCCAGGTGGTACTTGATCATTTCGCGATGATGTTTCAGCAGTTTACCATTCAGTGCGTCCATGAGTGGTTTGACTTTCTTCTTCAACTGGGATTTGACGAGCTGGCGAACTTCCGCCTCCTCCAATACCTCGCCGTCGACAAGTCGGTCTAATAAAGCCCGGCCGGAGACGCCAAACAAATCGGACATAAAGGTGGTGAGCTTGATGTTGGCATCCTGCAAGATTTTGTGAACACGGTTCTTCTCGGAGGTCGTTTGCTGCACCAGTTTGCGACGATACCGCGTCAAGTCCCGAAGCTCACGGATTTCTTGTGGGGCGACCATGCTGGGTTGTACCAACCCGCAGCGGTGCAACTGGGCGATCCACTGTGCGTCTTGAACGTCGGTTTTACGTCCCGGCATCTTTTGAATCTGCCGCGCATTGGCGAGAGTCAATTCACAGGTGGACTCCAGGACGTTCCATATTGGCTTCCACAGCACACCGGTGCTCTCCATCGCTACCTCTCGGCACTCGCGCTCCTCGAGCCAATCCTGCAGCTCCAGCAATTCGCGGGTAGTGGTACCGAACGTGCGGATTTCGGACTTGGGTTTGTGTTCCAACGAACCCGACAACACACATGCAACTACGGTTTCCTGATGGACGTCCAGACCAGCACAAATTTGACGTACAGCATCCATACCAACACCCTCTTGTTTCAGATTAAACAGACCATGCAGTCCTAAAGGAGAGAGTTTATACGCGTCTTTAGGGACAATGGGCGGCTCTCGCAAACTGCAATAAGACGGATTACTCAACGGGGGACCAATAAATTTCCGTCTTTTGATCTGTTCATTATCTGTTTGTCCAGAATGTAAGAAGGATAAAAGGATGCGTACGACCACATTTTCATCTATGGCGGTGACGGTAACGTCATAGGGGATTACTCATTTCGGCCGGTCAATCGTGTGCCGCCGGTATCAGTTGGGTAAATTTTACTCATTTCGGCCGGTCAATCGTGTGCCGCCGGTATCAGTTGGGTAAATTTTACTCATTTCGGCCGGTCAATCGTGTGCCGCCGGTATCAGTTGGGTAAATTTTACTCATTTCGGCCGGTCAATCGTGTGCCGCCGGTATCAGTTGGGTAAATTTTACTCACCTCGGCCGGTCAAACGCGTGCGGCCGTACTCAGTTGGGTAAATTTTACTCATTTCGGCCGGTCAATCGTGTGCCGCCGGTATCAGTTGGGTAAATGTTACTCACCTCGGCCGGTCAAACGCACACAGCCAGGATCAGTGGGGTCAGGTTGAGTATCTCAACCCGCCATGCGCATGAGGGCGCCTTTTTCGAGGAAAATTTTTTTGACCGTAGATATAGCCGGGTCCGTCTCACGCGACATTCCGCACCAAATCCCCACCTTTCACGATCCCCGTGGAGTTTGTCTTTTTTCCAAGGATTCCTTCAGGCATATTTCTTAGCCTTTTCCTGTCGTTTGCATCGCCTTGCGGCAACCGCTATAATCAGGCCAAGCTTCAGGAAGGAAGGTGGCCGCGATGGGAAGCGATGGGCGGATACGTTCGTTTCCTCCGATCGTGAACGAGCGTTCGAGGATTTTGATATTGGGCAGCATGCCGGGCGTGGCTTCGCTCAAAGCATTCGAATATTACGGCAATCCCCGGAACTATTTGTGGCGGATTGTTTATGGTCTGTTCGGAGATCCGGTACCGGACGACGCTTACGAGGACAGGCTGAAATTCGCGCTCGAACACGGGATCGCGCTTTGGGATACGATTGCTTCGTGCGAGCGGAAGGGGAGTCTGGACAGCGAAATCAGGGAAGAGGAGCCGAACGACATTCCGGGCCTTCTCCGCCGCTTCCCGGGCATCCAGGCGCTCGTTTGCAACGGGACGCAGTCGTATTCCGTGCTGCGCCGTTTTTTCGGCTCGGCGCCGGAGGTGGCGGAGCGGACGGTGCTTCGCTTGCCGTCCACGAGCCCGATTCCGACCCGCGACTATCGCGGGCTGGAGGATCGGCTCGCGGCCTGGCGGCGGGAACTCGCTCCTCTGCTGCCGTCTCCGCAACGCTGAGCGCATTGCCCGAGCGGAGCCATCGGCAGGAGAGGGGCAGGCGGCCGGAAGGTCGGAGCGCCTGCCCCCGGCATTCGCCTCGGAGAGGCCGCGAGGTGCCCCCGAACCGCGTCGCGTTTGAGCGCATTGCCCGAGCGGAGCCATCGGGCAGGAGGGGGCAGGGGCCGGAAGGTCGGAGCGCCTGCCCCCGGGCAATGCCTCGGAGAGGCCGCGAGTGGGCAGGCCGCGCCTTGCTTGAGCTCTTGCCTTCGGCCATCGCCGCTGACAAGCCGTATCCACGGCCTGCCGCGTCGAACTTGGGAGACTTGCCCGGGCCAGGCCGCTGCCGATCAGGCTTCTTTGTCGGAGAAGCGGTCGCGAATTTCGATCAGCTCCGGCAGCACGCGGAAAAACGCGTCCACGACGTCGGGATCGAAATGCTTGCCCCGCTCGTCGCGAAACAGCTGCTCGATTTTTTCGATCGGCCAGGCCGCTTTGTAGACGCGTTCCGCGCTCAGCGCGTCGAAGACGTCCGCTACGGCCGTGATCCGTCCGAAAATGTGAATCTCTTCGCCCGCCAGCCCGTTCGGGTAGCCCTCTCCATTCCATTTTTCATGGTGCTGCTCCGCCACGATGGCGGCGGCATGAAGCAGCTCGCGGCGGGAACCCCGCAGCAGCTGGTGCCCGATCATCGTGTGGGACTTGATAATGTCGTATTCGGCGTCCGTCAGCTTTCCCGGCTTGTTCAAAATGGAGTCGGGAATGGCGACCTTGCCGATGTCATGCATCGGGGACACCGTCCGCAGGACGTCGGCGTCGTGTTCCGACAGGCCGAGCGAACGAGCGAGCGCATACGAAAATTCCGCCACGCGCTTTACGTGATTGCCGGTCTCCTTGGATCGGATTTCGCCGATTTCGCCCATCGTCGAAATAATTTCCCGCTGGGTGTCGATAATCTCCTGATGGAGCATGACGGACTCGAGCGATTTGCCCGCATAGGAAGCGGCAAGCGACAGAAGCTCGATATCCTTGGAAGTGAATATCGCGGCTTCGGTCAGCTTGTTGACCGCCTGATAGGCGCCGATGATGCGGCCATCGCTGTTCCGGAACGGAATGGTGATGACGGATTTGGTGACGTAACCGGTTATGCGATCGGTTTCGGCATGATGTCTCGGGTCCGCAGCCGCATCCTCGATGACGATCGGTTCCCCGGTTCGGATGGAATGTCCGACAAGGCCGCTCCCGTACGGAATGCGTATCGGCTTCGTGCCATGCGCGACGGTCGTGAACAGCTCTTCGTTGACCTCGTCGATCAGCCATACCGCGCAGCGGTCCGCCACGATCATTTCCCTGCCCATGTTGGCCATGAGGACCAACACTCGTTCCAGCTGATTTTCCCCGGTAATTTTGGCCATATAATCAAAAATTACGCTTAGGAGTTGTTCCGACGACAATTCCTGTTTCATCCAATCCCCCGCTTGTTCGATCCCTTGAATGGTTCATATTCGCGGAGAATCGTGTCGAATCCTGCCAGCGACAGGAATGGAGTATAAAAAAAT
Coding sequences within it:
- a CDS encoding IS110 family transposase, with translation MDAVRQICAGLDVHQETVVACVLSGSLEHKPKSEIRTFGTTTRELLELQDWLEERECREVAMESTGVLWKPIWNVLESTCELTLANARQIQKMPGRKTDVQDAQWIAQLHRCGLVQPSMVAPQEIRELRDLTRYRRKLVQQTTSEKNRVHKILQDANIKLTTFMSDLFGVSGRALLDRLVDGEVLEEAEVRQLVKSQLKKKVKPLMDALNGKLLKHHREMIKYHLEHLKFLEDQIGRLEEKVQALIQPYEEEVKLLDTIPGMDRTAAITLLAEITPNAAKHFSSDAKLASWVGVAPGNNESAGVKKKVKARKGNKHAKGILCQAAWANARSSNRIGDYFRRVRKRRGDQKAAVATAHLILRIAYAMLRDRVNYQEIESTVFQESTSKMVERLTKQLHQLGYNVDLKPTGTT
- a CDS encoding carbohydrate ABC transporter permease, with product MKNALRNPYVYLMFVLPTIALYFLFFIYPMLTSVYYGFTDWDGLNRQNFIGFDNFATAFQDPEFRASIVNNVYILLFSCCVQVPLIVVFSLLISNVKRFQGFYKTTVFMPSILSTSVIGILWGYIYDPDVGLLNNLLGLLGIDPIYWLAESRWAMISILITNAWQWMGFYIVLILAAILAIPRDIDEAAKIDGATGVQRAWYLTVPLIKPIVNVVIMLSIAGALRVVDIVLVMTNGGPAGATEVMASYMVNKAIKYGEYGYGTALSIVIFIFALVLTALYQVLFARRQERIEY
- a CDS encoding carbohydrate ABC transporter permease — translated: MPAAVKKTIPHVVMMAYVVVILLPFLFVLLSSFKANNTEIATRPFGLPTVWEFGNYKEAWVKANINVYFFNSLYLSLSSAVVGVLLAAGTAFALTRMKFVRASGWIYQFVLIGMLIPGNVLFIAQYLLVRNLGILNTHWSLFLPYTAGALPLSVLLISAFMRSIPNELEEAAIVDGLSAPGLFFRIVLPLTVPALVTVFIVNFLGNWNEYLLANFFLSKDSLRTLPTGMVGFRDAFQTNYALVCTGIVFSVVPVLVIYAFLQKKIIEGLTAGSVKG
- a CDS encoding extracellular solute-binding protein is translated as MKKKWTSVLAVSVALSAVLAGCGGNGNAPEASGSPSASPSPSASASPSESPSPEKVENFTVSLRHIQIGDPQKFRKAILDDVVKKTEEEVPGLKFELDGVEDSVNRFTKLPAEMAAGNPPKIMSIFGGAGDTQKYAKAGRLLDLTPILDELGLKDQFLNVLDPFSVDGKVYGLPIGGNTEGIFYNTELFAQYGLNPPTTWDDLIKAADTLKENGITPFAVGSKGAWVPNMTINTFIGRLAGPETITGFTTGAAKWNSPDVVAAYTLYKEWVDKGYFTKGELGKEYGDMLNDFVAGKAGMMFDGSWRSSAFKNDAVGAAVAGKVAFVTLPALPNGKGDQTSVNANYGEGYGFSADLNENELKAVKAFIKNMYSDEMQLRGLLEDGVLPSMKLSEASVAQVSDPIVKQVLDVLNGAGVTFPHFDSVVQSKVYTETETQLQKLIAGKATPQEVADAIQKVQDAENAAAVQ
- a CDS encoding histidine phosphatase family protein, which gives rise to MKIGLIRHYRVLKPLPDKKLVSGAELGRWFAEYEEADIELGTTALGDTRWSRCFSSDLPRAAKTAEHVFRGPVRFLPDLREIPAPEFGRWLKLPVPAWFVLIRASEWINRKSRRDIKEAKRRIARVLDEALSESEADTLIVSHAAMMVYLRKELIARGFKGPSFFVPENGRLYVFEKDNELEEK
- a CDS encoding HD domain-containing phosphohydrolase; its protein translation is MKQELSSEQLLSVIFDYMAKITGENQLERVLVLMANMGREMIVADRCAVWLIDEVNEELFTTVAHGTKPIRIPYGSGLVGHSIRTGEPIVIEDAAADPRHHAETDRITGYVTKSVITIPFRNSDGRIIGAYQAVNKLTEAAIFTSKDIELLSLAASYAGKSLESVMLHQEIIDTQREIISTMGEIGEIRSKETGNHVKRVAEFSYALARSLGLSEHDADVLRTVSPMHDIGKVAIPDSILNKPGKLTDAEYDIIKSHTMIGHQLLRGSRRELLHAAAIVAEQHHEKWNGEGYPNGLAGEEIHIFGRITAVADVFDALSAERVYKAAWPIEKIEQLFRDERGKHFDPDVVDAFFRVLPELIEIRDRFSDKEA
- a CDS encoding DNA-deoxyinosine glycosylase, translating into MGSDGRIRSFPPIVNERSRILILGSMPGVASLKAFEYYGNPRNYLWRIVYGLFGDPVPDDAYEDRLKFALEHGIALWDTIASCERKGSLDSEIREEEPNDIPGLLRRFPGIQALVCNGTQSYSVLRRFFGSAPEVAERTVLRLPSTSPIPTRDYRGLEDRLAAWRRELAPLLPSPQR